The Prochlorococcus sp. MIT 1300 genome has a window encoding:
- a CDS encoding HpsJ family protein, whose amino-acid sequence MSDTDISPSSARHFASLMSWVGFTLVLLFFLQVFVVLSSGNWGNRIYEQLVIERLVHQAPMAFLGLVVMAMSFRLNRTENRSFSFKWFVCGLSLIIALAMFSLVPIGLSGNRILSEEADQLLTQKRDQLAIARKQSQNDIVLLSLGEDLAQAGRLKLDASDLEKRRAAKDFIDQQLGQMVDQIQQAELQSALATKQRTIGGTYSVVVLCVGFMLLALTAVL is encoded by the coding sequence TTGTCTGATACTGATATTAGTCCTAGTTCTGCTAGGCACTTCGCATCTCTAATGAGTTGGGTTGGCTTCACCTTGGTTTTATTGTTTTTTTTGCAGGTTTTTGTTGTCCTTAGTAGTGGAAATTGGGGAAATCGTATTTATGAGCAATTAGTTATAGAGCGTTTGGTTCATCAGGCTCCTATGGCCTTCCTTGGGTTAGTTGTAATGGCGATGAGCTTTAGATTGAATCGTACTGAAAACAGGTCATTTTCTTTTAAATGGTTTGTTTGTGGACTGTCCTTAATCATTGCTCTGGCAATGTTTTCTTTGGTTCCAATTGGGCTTTCTGGGAATCGAATTCTTTCAGAGGAAGCGGATCAGCTTTTGACTCAAAAGCGTGACCAACTCGCGATAGCACGCAAACAATCTCAAAACGATATCGTTTTGCTGAGTCTTGGAGAAGATTTGGCTCAAGCAGGTCGCTTGAAATTAGATGCTAGTGATTTAGAAAAGAGGAGAGCAGCAAAGGATTTTATTGATCAACAACTTGGTCAAATGGTTGATCAGATCCAACAAGCAGAACTTCAAAGTGCTTTGGCTACAAAGCAAAGGACCATTGGAGGCACCTATAGCGTAGTTGTCCTTTGCGTTGGTTTTATGTTGCTTGCTCTGACAGCTGTTCTATAA
- the grpE gene encoding nucleotide exchange factor GrpE, translated as MSEDVTSQAQDPKGSGSEENSSESGNTQSVEPMADKDSSSAQLPIEQAQAENSADDGSLGDKPLTPDSEARLQQLEEEHETLRSQYMRIAADFDNFRKRQSRDQDDLRVQLTCTTLSEILPVVDNFERARQQLDPQGEEAQALHRSYQGLYKQLVDVLKQLGVAPMRVVGQSFDPNLHEAVLREPSDEHPEDVVIEELQRGYHLNGRVLRHALVKVSMGSQKSSTNDSASDQETSEQIPDELLSPDKENQ; from the coding sequence ATGAGTGAAGACGTGACCTCACAAGCTCAGGATCCAAAGGGATCAGGTTCTGAGGAAAATTCATCAGAATCTGGGAATACTCAATCTGTTGAGCCGATGGCTGACAAGGATTCCAGTAGTGCTCAATTGCCTATTGAACAGGCTCAAGCTGAGAATTCAGCCGATGACGGATCTCTGGGAGATAAGCCATTAACCCCTGATAGCGAAGCTCGACTTCAGCAACTGGAAGAGGAGCATGAGACTCTTCGAAGTCAATACATGAGAATTGCAGCAGATTTTGACAATTTCAGAAAGCGGCAATCACGTGATCAGGATGATCTCCGAGTACAGCTCACTTGTACGACTCTTAGTGAGATTCTTCCAGTAGTTGATAACTTTGAGCGTGCGCGACAACAGTTAGATCCTCAGGGCGAAGAGGCACAAGCCCTGCACCGTAGTTATCAAGGCTTGTATAAACAGCTGGTTGATGTTTTGAAGCAGTTAGGGGTTGCACCAATGCGTGTAGTTGGTCAGTCCTTTGATCCAAACCTGCATGAAGCGGTTTTACGTGAGCCTAGTGATGAGCACCCAGAAGATGTTGTGATTGAAGAACTACAACGTGGTTATCACCTCAATGGACGTGTTTTGCGTCATGCTCTTGTGAAGGTCTCTATGGGATCACAAAAAAGTTCAACTAATGATTCTGCTTCTGATCAAGAAACCTCTGAGCAGATCCCTGATGAGCTCTTATCGCCGGATAAAGAAAACCAATGA
- a CDS encoding DUF502 domain-containing protein, producing MVQSNPRPDLPLGSRLQQDLKNDLIAGLLVVIPLATTIWLSTIVSRFVLAFLTSIPKQLNPFITLNPLLQDLINLALGLTVPLLGILLIGLMARNIVGRWLLEFGEGTLSRIPLAGSVYKTLKQLLETFLRDNSSRFRRVVLVEYPREGLFSVGFVTGSVGPSLQPDLEKPLLSVFIPTAPNPTTGWYTLVPESSVKDLNISVEDAFRTIISAGIVNPDEREAPVNRSFSSLFAQLRATTASSSPSAQG from the coding sequence TTGGTGCAGTCGAATCCCAGACCAGATCTTCCGTTGGGCTCCAGGCTTCAGCAAGATCTTAAGAATGACCTGATCGCCGGGTTGTTGGTGGTAATTCCACTTGCTACAACCATTTGGCTTTCGACAATTGTCAGTCGTTTTGTTCTGGCATTTTTGACTTCGATACCTAAACAGTTAAATCCTTTTATCACTCTCAATCCACTTCTTCAGGATTTGATCAATTTGGCTTTGGGGTTAACTGTTCCGTTATTGGGGATACTCTTAATTGGACTGATGGCTAGAAATATTGTTGGCAGATGGTTGCTTGAATTTGGCGAAGGAACCCTTTCTAGGATCCCTTTGGCAGGGTCTGTTTATAAAACATTGAAGCAATTGCTGGAAACCTTTTTAAGAGATAATTCTTCTCGTTTTCGTAGAGTTGTTTTGGTGGAATATCCCAGGGAGGGATTGTTTAGTGTTGGCTTTGTTACTGGCTCTGTAGGCCCTTCTTTGCAGCCAGATTTAGAGAAGCCTTTGCTTAGTGTCTTTATTCCAACAGCTCCAAACCCTACAACTGGGTGGTATACCCTTGTTCCTGAGTCCTCTGTAAAGGATTTGAATATTTCTGTAGAAGATGCTTTTAGGACGATTATTTCTGCAGGAATTGTCAATCCTGATGAACGAGAAGCCCCAGTGAATAGAAGTTTTTCAAGTCTTTTTGCTCAACTCAGAGCAACTACAGCTTCCTCTTCCCCTTCTGCCCAGGGTTGA
- the dusA gene encoding tRNA dihydrouridine(20/20a) synthase DusA, with protein sequence MEKCVPNQAIVNKSSSSIEEAYRFSVAPMLDWTDSHFRVLMRQITKRSLLYTEMVVAKALHHQKNPCKLLNFDNIEHPIALQIGGDEPKLLAEAAKLAEEWGYDEINLNVGCPSKKVRSGNFGACLMAKPSHVAQCVEAMTNASSIPVTVKHRLGIDDLDNDYLLKNFVVEVANGGAKRFAIHARKAWLEGLNPKENRTIPPLQYERVAALKKQLPHVIIELNGGLQTPIDCINALAFCDGAMVGRAAYEHPLRWKNIDEIIYGDSAKEINPSEIIKNLLPYAEKHLARDGKLWDISRHLLQIVEGVPGARLWRKNLTLKAQNRSANLTVLEEAIKELENLGL encoded by the coding sequence ATGGAAAAGTGCGTTCCAAACCAAGCAATAGTAAACAAATCTTCCTCAAGCATTGAGGAAGCATATCGATTTAGTGTCGCACCAATGCTTGATTGGACTGACTCTCACTTCAGAGTGTTGATGCGTCAAATTACAAAACGCAGCTTACTGTATACCGAAATGGTCGTGGCGAAAGCACTACACCACCAAAAAAATCCCTGCAAATTACTTAATTTCGATAATATTGAACACCCAATCGCACTTCAAATTGGTGGAGATGAACCAAAGCTTTTAGCAGAAGCAGCAAAACTGGCAGAAGAATGGGGTTACGACGAAATTAATTTAAATGTGGGGTGTCCTAGCAAAAAGGTCAGATCAGGCAATTTTGGAGCTTGTCTTATGGCTAAACCTAGTCATGTAGCACAATGCGTAGAAGCAATGACTAATGCAAGTTCTATACCAGTAACCGTAAAACATCGACTTGGCATAGATGATTTAGATAATGACTATCTATTAAAGAATTTCGTAGTGGAAGTTGCAAATGGAGGAGCTAAACGATTTGCAATTCATGCAAGAAAAGCATGGCTTGAAGGACTAAATCCAAAAGAGAATAGAACAATACCCCCTCTTCAATATGAAAGAGTAGCTGCACTGAAAAAACAACTGCCTCATGTCATCATTGAACTTAATGGCGGCCTGCAAACACCAATCGATTGCATAAATGCATTGGCATTTTGCGATGGAGCAATGGTTGGAAGAGCCGCATACGAACATCCACTTAGATGGAAAAATATTGATGAAATCATTTATGGAGACTCAGCTAAAGAAATCAATCCTTCAGAGATAATAAAAAACCTATTACCTTATGCTGAAAAACATCTAGCCAGAGATGGAAAACTATGGGACATATCTCGACACCTATTGCAAATCGTAGAAGGAGTGCCTGGTGCAAGATTATGGAGAAAAAATCTTACACTTAAGGCTCAAAATAGAAGTGCAAATTTAACTGTACTAGAAGAAGCTATAAAGGAATTGGAAAATTTAGGCCTTTAA
- the msrB gene encoding peptide-methionine (R)-S-oxide reductase MsrB: MHTISSLFSRRSLLMSVIAGLLAFFRSPSLLLAASKADDSSWDLTDSDWRGRLSKEAYNVLRDEGTERPFTSPLNDEKRSGTFHCAGCDLPLFSSQAKFDSGTGWPSFWAPLDNSIDTKVDFKLIVPRTEYHCRRCGGHQGHVFNDGPRPTGKRYCNNGVALTFKPTI; this comes from the coding sequence ATGCACACTATCTCTTCTCTTTTTAGTCGTCGTTCACTTCTTATGTCAGTAATTGCAGGTTTATTAGCATTCTTTCGAAGTCCTTCCTTGCTATTGGCTGCCTCAAAGGCAGATGATAGTTCATGGGACTTAACAGATTCGGATTGGAGGGGAAGGCTATCAAAAGAGGCTTACAATGTTTTACGTGATGAAGGTACTGAAAGACCTTTTACTAGTCCGTTGAATGATGAGAAAAGAAGTGGAACTTTTCATTGCGCGGGTTGTGATTTGCCTTTATTTTCTTCCCAGGCAAAATTTGATAGTGGTACAGGATGGCCTAGTTTTTGGGCTCCATTAGATAATTCGATTGATACTAAAGTCGATTTTAAGTTGATTGTGCCCAGAACTGAATATCATTGCCGCCGATGTGGTGGCCATCAAGGACATGTTTTTAACGATGGTCCAAGACCAACAGGAAAACGTTATTGCAACAATGGAGTTGCTCTCACTTTCAAGCCAACAATTTGA
- the ftsY gene encoding signal recognition particle-docking protein FtsY codes for MGYDGFKRQETNSSFPEELEDGISDLSEQEKLSAQADETEEASQEEDPLLWAKQAYERLKKQQEEERKKIEVVEQENEDNASNQQQLANLDLKEDKSETSREDNFLELAGENKAARHAKSELEVSEAKVDVTPVLGEFDDTFTWSAEILAAQGKRKDQISVEDIDWLGRLRRGLEKTRQGFVTELLERLGDDPLTPATLDELETLLLRADAGVDATDQVLEALRRRLNEEVLDSREGLRFLKEQLCSLIDKPINDSGTELLAPQRGCLNIWLLVGVNGVGKTTTLGKLANLSVRSGYTTLIAAADTFRAAAVEQVQVWGDRSGVQVIANNTTNADPAAVVFDAIGAAKSKSTDLLLVDTAGRLQTKHNLMEELNKVRRIIDRLAPEAKVESLLVLDASQGQNGLRQAMAFGKKAGLTGVIITKLDGSSRGGVALAVSSEAGLPIRFVGAGEGIRDLRPFKSFEFVEALLAFK; via the coding sequence ATGGGTTACGACGGGTTTAAACGCCAAGAAACAAATTCTTCTTTTCCTGAGGAATTAGAAGATGGAATTTCTGATTTAAGTGAACAAGAAAAATTGTCTGCTCAGGCTGATGAAACAGAGGAGGCCTCCCAAGAAGAAGATCCTTTGCTGTGGGCCAAGCAAGCTTATGAAAGGCTCAAAAAACAACAGGAGGAGGAGCGTAAAAAAATTGAAGTTGTAGAGCAGGAAAATGAAGATAATGCTTCCAATCAACAACAATTAGCTAATTTAGATTTAAAAGAAGATAAAAGTGAGACATCCAGAGAAGATAATTTTTTAGAATTAGCTGGTGAAAATAAAGCAGCTCGCCATGCAAAGAGTGAATTAGAAGTTTCTGAAGCGAAGGTTGACGTGACTCCAGTACTTGGAGAATTTGATGATACTTTTACTTGGTCAGCGGAGATTTTGGCTGCCCAAGGTAAAAGAAAAGATCAGATTTCGGTTGAAGATATTGATTGGCTTGGAAGATTAAGGAGGGGTTTAGAAAAGACACGCCAAGGTTTTGTTACTGAACTTTTGGAAAGATTGGGAGATGATCCACTTACCCCAGCGACTTTAGATGAATTAGAAACATTGTTGTTAAGAGCTGATGCTGGGGTAGATGCCACTGATCAGGTTTTAGAAGCCCTTAGACGCCGTTTAAATGAAGAAGTTCTTGACTCTCGTGAAGGCTTGCGCTTTCTCAAAGAACAATTATGTTCATTGATTGACAAACCTATTAATGACAGCGGAACAGAGCTTCTTGCCCCTCAGCGAGGGTGCTTGAACATATGGCTTTTAGTTGGTGTTAATGGTGTAGGAAAGACAACGACTTTAGGTAAGTTGGCTAATCTTTCTGTTAGAAGTGGATATACTACTTTGATCGCAGCAGCTGATACTTTTCGTGCTGCCGCAGTTGAACAGGTTCAAGTATGGGGAGATCGTAGTGGAGTACAAGTTATTGCTAATAACACAACTAATGCTGATCCAGCTGCAGTAGTTTTTGATGCTATTGGGGCGGCCAAATCTAAGTCTACAGATTTATTGTTAGTAGACACTGCCGGTCGCTTGCAAACTAAGCATAATCTTATGGAGGAATTAAATAAAGTTAGGAGAATAATTGATCGCTTAGCTCCTGAAGCTAAAGTTGAATCATTATTGGTTTTAGATGCTAGTCAAGGGCAAAATGGGCTTCGTCAAGCAATGGCTTTTGGTAAGAAAGCTGGCTTGACTGGTGTGATAATTACTAAATTAGATGGATCTTCCAGGGGTGGTGTCGCTTTAGCAGTCTCTTCTGAGGCTGGTCTACCTATTAGATTTGTGGGAGCTGGAGAAGGCATAAGAGATCTTCGACCCTTCAAAAGTTTTGAATTTGTTGAAGCACTACTAGCTTTTAAATAA
- the argH gene encoding argininosuccinate lyase, producing the protein MTGGVTGGSKTGWSDRFEEGLHPAIEVFNASIAFDITILQEDLDGSIAHSRMLADCGVITKEEFAEISRGLEQIRLEAKEGTFQPDLTDEDVHFAVERRLIALLGPVGKKLHAGRSRNDQVGTDLRLWLRRRIDEIEQHLVRLQIALLGQAESHADWLIPGYTHLQRAQPVCLAHHLLAYVEMLQRDRDRLLEVRRRVNISPLGAAALAGTSLPIDRRQTALELGFDDIYRNSLDAVSDRDFAVEFAGFSALVMAHMSRLADEVILWASEEFGFVQLTDRCSTGSSLMPQKKNPDVPELIRGKTGRIYGHLQGLLTMIKGLPLAYNKDFQEDKEALFDTVATTKNCLQAMYILFEEGLVFSQERLSVAVQSDFSNATDVADYLVKKGVPFREAYQIVGGLVKTCLDQKVLLRDLTLAQWKACHPSIGEDLLDKLPPQSVVCSRKSEGGTAFVRVQEQLEYWRSRLGSMKE; encoded by the coding sequence ATGACAGGAGGGGTAACTGGAGGATCAAAGACAGGTTGGAGTGACAGGTTTGAGGAGGGGCTTCATCCGGCAATAGAAGTTTTTAATGCTTCTATTGCATTTGATATCACAATTCTTCAGGAGGATTTAGATGGATCAATTGCTCATAGTCGAATGTTGGCTGATTGTGGGGTAATTACTAAGGAAGAATTTGCAGAGATTTCAAGAGGCCTTGAACAGATTCGTCTTGAGGCCAAGGAGGGAACTTTTCAGCCAGACCTAACCGATGAGGATGTTCATTTTGCGGTAGAGCGACGATTGATTGCTTTGTTGGGTCCAGTGGGTAAGAAATTACATGCTGGGCGCAGTCGTAATGATCAGGTAGGAACTGATCTTCGCCTTTGGTTAAGACGTCGCATCGATGAAATTGAGCAGCATCTTGTTCGCTTGCAAATTGCCTTGTTGGGTCAAGCAGAGTCTCATGCGGATTGGTTAATTCCTGGTTATACACACCTTCAACGAGCTCAACCGGTTTGTTTAGCGCATCATCTTTTGGCTTATGTAGAGATGCTTCAACGTGATCGTGATCGTCTTTTGGAGGTTCGTAGACGCGTAAACATTTCACCACTTGGTGCGGCAGCTTTGGCAGGAACTTCCTTGCCGATTGATCGTCGTCAAACTGCACTAGAGCTAGGGTTTGACGACATTTATAGAAATAGTTTAGATGCTGTTAGTGATAGGGATTTTGCAGTTGAATTTGCGGGTTTTTCAGCATTAGTTATGGCTCATATGAGTCGTTTGGCTGATGAAGTTATTTTGTGGGCTTCAGAAGAATTTGGGTTTGTTCAGCTTACGGATCGATGTTCGACTGGAAGTAGCTTAATGCCACAGAAAAAAAACCCTGATGTACCTGAATTAATTCGAGGAAAGACCGGACGTATTTATGGTCATCTTCAAGGTCTTTTGACAATGATAAAAGGACTTCCCCTCGCTTATAACAAGGATTTTCAGGAAGACAAAGAAGCATTATTTGACACTGTTGCGACTACTAAAAATTGTCTTCAGGCGATGTATATTTTATTCGAAGAAGGATTAGTTTTTTCTCAGGAAAGGTTAAGCGTTGCAGTGCAAAGTGATTTCTCTAATGCAACAGATGTGGCAGATTATTTGGTGAAAAAGGGAGTTCCTTTTCGTGAGGCTTATCAGATCGTTGGAGGATTGGTAAAAACTTGTTTGGATCAGAAAGTTTTGCTTCGAGATTTAACCCTTGCTCAATGGAAGGCCTGTCACCCTTCCATCGGTGAAGATTTGCTGGATAAACTTCCCCCGCAGAGTGTTGTCTGTTCTAGAAAAAGTGAAGGGGGGACTGCGTTTGTTCGTGTTCAGGAGCAGTTGGAATATTGGCGAAGTCGCCTTGGTTCCATGAAAGAGTGA
- a CDS encoding RNA-binding protein — MSIFVGNLPFRAEQEDIIELFAPFGEVANCSLPLERDTGRKRGFAFIEMSDEAAEAAAIEGLQGAEMMGRPLRINKAEPRGSAPRRGGGGYGGGGYGGGGYGGGGGYGGGGGYGGGGYGGGGQGGYGGGGQGGYGGGGQGGYGGGGGQGGYGGGGQGGYGGGGQGGYGGGGQGGYGSGGQGGYGGGGQGGGNASSGAKGWEDRSYGGGSSSDSSGHDEGRSRRRRGTAPEKDGGFSGDENSDYGGAEG, encoded by the coding sequence GTGAGTATTTTCGTTGGCAATCTGCCCTTCCGCGCTGAGCAGGAAGACATCATTGAATTGTTTGCGCCCTTTGGTGAGGTCGCTAATTGTTCCCTCCCTCTTGAAAGAGACACTGGACGAAAGCGAGGTTTTGCTTTCATTGAGATGTCTGATGAGGCTGCTGAAGCCGCCGCTATAGAAGGCTTGCAAGGAGCGGAGATGATGGGCCGTCCATTGCGCATTAACAAGGCTGAGCCCCGAGGCAGTGCTCCAAGAAGAGGCGGCGGCGGCTATGGCGGCGGCGGCTATGGCGGCGGCGGATATGGCGGTGGCGGCGGCTATGGCGGCGGTGGTGGCTATGGCGGCGGCGGCTATGGCGGCGGCGGCCAAGGTGGCTATGGCGGCGGTGGTCAAGGCGGCTATGGCGGTGGCGGCCAAGGCGGCTATGGCGGCGGCGGCGGCCAAGGTGGCTATGGCGGCGGTGGTCAAGGCGGCTATGGCGGTGGCGGCCAAGGCGGCTATGGCGGTGGTGGCCAAGGCGGCTATGGCAGTGGTGGCCAAGGTGGATATGGCGGTGGCGGCCAAGGTGGCGGTAACGCTTCTAGTGGTGCCAAAGGTTGGGAAGATCGTAGTTATGGTGGAGGATCTTCTTCCGATTCTTCTGGACATGATGAAGGGCGTAGCCGTAGAAGAAGAGGTACAGCACCTGAAAAAGATGGTGGATTTTCTGGCGACGAAAATTCAGATTACGGTGGTGCCGAAGGTTAA
- a CDS encoding PP2C family protein-serine/threonine phosphatase: MSNKPPRPHQAQDSRTFPQSPTAFVSLRQLLDSLTKEQLRNQELLVSLGFALRSFTNLHRFLELVPVLASRLAGVEGALVVPFLADGRIWRDQLQADPSELNQDLLSKLLMFKQGMAKGFASDESQLIALDRVVQRHMPKAGIFATSLVARGRQRGRLYVFNRNKPLVWSDIHRRHVQLVADLTGVAVENDQIVQEVRRHERVDRQLSIGAEIQSQLLPDHCPIIEGVELAACCRPAFEVGGDYYDFIPTRPEFVGPKREKGRWALVIGDVMGKGVPAGLLMTMLRGMLRAEVLTGLSPDRILHDLNQLAQEDLAQSHRFVTLFYSDYDPYSRSLRYANAAHNPPLLWKADQKSVSRLDAPGFLIGLQSEADYGLGEIVLSPGDVLLYYTDGVTEAAGLSGDRFDEERLIKALEICCRAGLSAQGILDKLFLRLDRFVGGDHQLEDDASMVVLKVREELTLPSLHVSLP, translated from the coding sequence GTGAGCAATAAACCACCAAGGCCCCATCAAGCTCAGGACTCTCGTACTTTTCCGCAGTCCCCTACTGCTTTTGTCTCCTTGCGTCAATTACTAGATAGTTTGACCAAGGAGCAATTGCGCAACCAAGAATTGTTGGTTTCTTTGGGATTTGCCTTACGCAGTTTTACTAATTTACATAGATTTTTGGAATTAGTTCCAGTGCTTGCGTCTCGATTAGCAGGTGTAGAAGGTGCCTTGGTTGTTCCTTTTCTTGCTGATGGTCGCATTTGGCGGGATCAGTTGCAAGCAGATCCTTCTGAGTTAAATCAAGACTTATTAAGTAAGTTGTTGATGTTTAAGCAAGGAATGGCTAAAGGTTTTGCATCAGATGAAAGTCAATTAATCGCATTAGACCGTGTTGTTCAGCGTCATATGCCTAAGGCAGGTATTTTTGCGACCTCTTTAGTTGCAAGAGGCCGCCAGAGAGGACGTTTATATGTATTTAATAGAAATAAGCCACTTGTATGGAGTGATATTCATCGTCGTCATGTGCAATTGGTTGCTGATTTGACAGGTGTTGCTGTTGAAAATGATCAGATCGTTCAAGAGGTCAGAAGACATGAGCGGGTGGATCGTCAATTAAGTATTGGTGCAGAGATTCAGTCTCAACTTCTCCCAGATCATTGTCCCATTATTGAAGGGGTTGAATTGGCAGCTTGTTGTAGGCCAGCTTTTGAAGTTGGAGGTGATTATTATGATTTTATTCCTACCCGTCCTGAGTTTGTTGGCCCTAAAAGAGAAAAGGGTCGTTGGGCGCTTGTGATTGGCGATGTCATGGGTAAAGGAGTGCCGGCTGGTTTATTAATGACTATGTTAAGAGGAATGCTGAGAGCAGAGGTATTAACTGGGTTATCGCCTGATCGAATTCTTCATGACCTTAATCAATTGGCTCAAGAAGACTTAGCGCAATCCCATCGATTTGTTACTCTCTTTTATTCTGATTATGATCCATATTCACGTTCCTTACGTTATGCAAATGCTGCGCATAATCCTCCCTTATTATGGAAGGCCGATCAAAAATCTGTAAGTCGATTAGATGCTCCAGGATTTTTAATTGGGCTTCAATCAGAAGCTGACTATGGCTTGGGAGAAATAGTTTTGAGCCCTGGTGATGTTCTTCTTTATTACACCGATGGTGTAACCGAGGCGGCTGGGCTGTCGGGTGATCGGTTTGATGAAGAGCGACTGATTAAGGCTTTGGAGATTTGTTGTAGAGCTGGTTTAAGCGCTCAAGGCATATTAGATAAGTTGTTTTTGCGCCTAGATCGGTTTGTGGGTGGAGACCATCAGCTTGAAGATGATGCCTCTATGGTTGTTTTGAAGGTTCGAGAAGAATTAACCCTTCCTTCTTTGCATGTGTCTCTACCCTGA
- a CDS encoding NAD(P)/FAD-dependent oxidoreductase, with protein sequence MELLSLSSQQFDLIVVGGGAAGFMAAITAAEQSNASVLLLEATRKPLDKVRISGGGRCNVTHACWDPSELITKYPRGGIALYSPFTRFACGDSISWFAEHGVELVVEEDGRMFPKANTSLAIVNCLKKAAKKVGVKLLQEALVSTIRTDLNDLFIVTLQDKSFAFAKKALLATGGHPSGRKMAKALGHNIIKPIPSLFTFKLAEPRLNKCSGISLDSVKLNIRVGGECFEQLGRVLITHWGISGPAVLRLTAYAARALHKDKYKAKITINWLGNLDRTYIQEFIRKFRHENASKRIKTVKPFSTIPKRFWLLLLSLASIDPDLRWADFSYKFEQSLIDCLINSQFRVEGRGPFGEEFVTAGGVELDEIDLSTMESRICSGLYIAGELLDVDGITGGFNFQHCWSSGWLAGKSIANAINKAY encoded by the coding sequence ATGGAGTTGCTCTCACTTTCAAGCCAACAATTTGATCTAATTGTTGTAGGCGGTGGTGCCGCAGGTTTCATGGCTGCTATCACAGCAGCTGAACAAAGTAATGCTTCTGTGCTTTTATTAGAGGCCACACGTAAGCCATTAGATAAAGTACGAATTAGTGGAGGTGGTCGATGCAATGTAACTCATGCCTGTTGGGATCCAAGTGAACTCATAACCAAATATCCCCGAGGAGGTATTGCTTTATATAGTCCTTTCACTCGTTTTGCTTGTGGTGATTCAATTAGTTGGTTTGCTGAGCATGGAGTTGAATTGGTTGTAGAGGAGGATGGCAGGATGTTTCCTAAAGCCAATACTTCCTTGGCAATAGTTAATTGCCTAAAAAAAGCAGCTAAAAAAGTTGGCGTGAAGTTACTTCAAGAAGCTTTGGTAAGTACTATAAGAACTGATTTAAATGATCTCTTTATTGTTACACTCCAAGATAAATCCTTTGCTTTTGCCAAAAAAGCATTACTTGCCACAGGAGGGCATCCTTCTGGGCGGAAGATGGCAAAGGCTTTAGGTCATAATATTATTAAACCTATTCCTTCATTGTTTACTTTTAAATTAGCTGAGCCCCGTTTGAATAAGTGCAGCGGCATATCTCTTGATTCGGTTAAATTAAATATCAGGGTGGGCGGAGAGTGTTTTGAGCAACTTGGTAGAGTGCTCATAACTCATTGGGGCATCAGTGGTCCTGCAGTTTTACGTTTAACAGCTTATGCAGCTAGGGCTCTACATAAAGATAAATATAAGGCTAAAATTACTATTAATTGGCTGGGTAATTTAGATAGAACTTACATCCAAGAATTTATTCGTAAATTTCGTCATGAAAATGCATCCAAAAGGATCAAAACAGTTAAACCCTTTTCGACTATACCTAAACGATTTTGGTTATTACTCTTATCGCTTGCCTCGATAGATCCCGATTTGCGTTGGGCTGACTTTTCTTATAAATTTGAGCAGTCATTAATTGATTGTTTGATTAATAGTCAATTTCGTGTTGAAGGTAGAGGCCCTTTTGGGGAAGAATTTGTGACAGCTGGTGGTGTTGAATTGGATGAAATAGATCTTTCTACAATGGAAAGTCGTATATGTTCAGGTTTATATATTGCCGGAGAATTATTGGATGTAGATGGAATTACAGGTGGTTTTAATTTCCAACATTGTTGGAGTAGTGGCTGGTTAGCAGGCAAGTCAATTGCCAATGCAATTAATAAAGCCTATTAA
- the nusB gene encoding transcription antitermination factor NusB, whose amino-acid sequence MPIRSVTRELALLVLSQIPESQLHTLTSSSLSSLLNKALESLMQHWREQLDATAIGLESAQQDLLDSELQDSDSSSLSRVRDHLTASLNSSEKVLNSLSACLELPRLIVLGDQEEIRLASIKRVDLVLQESQKIDSRLDAVMEGWRLKRLPRIDRDILRLSVVDLMFLQTPVAVACNEAVELANRYSDEQGRRMINGVLRRLQDASFAEIS is encoded by the coding sequence ATGCCAATTAGGTCTGTTACTAGAGAATTAGCACTTTTGGTGTTGAGTCAAATTCCTGAGAGTCAACTACACACGTTGACGAGCAGTTCCCTTTCGAGTTTGTTGAATAAGGCTTTAGAGAGTTTGATGCAGCATTGGAGAGAACAGCTTGACGCCACTGCGATTGGTCTGGAGAGTGCTCAACAAGATTTATTGGACAGTGAACTTCAAGATTCCGACAGTAGTTCATTGAGTCGGGTGCGTGATCATTTAACTGCTTCTTTGAATTCCTCAGAAAAGGTTTTAAATAGCCTTTCAGCTTGCTTAGAGCTGCCAAGATTAATTGTTTTGGGAGATCAGGAGGAAATTAGACTTGCTTCTATTAAACGAGTGGATTTGGTTTTACAAGAAAGTCAAAAGATTGACTCTCGATTGGATGCCGTAATGGAAGGCTGGCGATTGAAGCGTTTGCCAAGAATAGATCGAGATATTTTGAGACTATCAGTAGTTGATTTGATGTTTTTGCAAACACCAGTAGCTGTAGCTTGTAATGAAGCTGTTGAATTGGCGAATCGTTATAGCGATGAGCAGGGTAGACGCATGATCAATGGTGTTTTGCGAAGATTGCAAGATGCTTCTTTTGCTGAGATTTCCTGA